A single region of the Gracilibacillus caseinilyticus genome encodes:
- a CDS encoding ABC transporter substrate-binding protein, with protein MKKIIFAALSVCLVLVGCGEEDSSSEKMEDVTLVLDWTPNTNHTGLYVAQSKGYFEEQGMNVEIVMPGEAGADQTVASGKAEFGISYQESVTEARVQDIPLVSIAAVIQHNTSGFASPVDKGITSPADFAGKTYGGWGAPVESAVIDSLMKQEGASVEDVDIVNMGNTDFFTAVERDIDFAWIYYGWTGIEAELRGKELNMLYLTDYSENLDYYTPVITTNENMIEENPETIKKFVVAVSKGYQFATDNPDEAADILIEEVPDLDEELVYASQKWLSPKYQDDADRWGEQSQEVWQNYADFMYENDLLDRELDAEAAFTNEFLPE; from the coding sequence GTGAAAAAAATAATATTCGCAGCACTTAGTGTATGTTTGGTGTTGGTAGGGTGTGGAGAAGAAGACAGCTCCTCAGAGAAAATGGAGGACGTAACTCTCGTTTTGGATTGGACACCAAATACCAATCATACTGGATTATATGTGGCCCAATCAAAAGGGTATTTTGAAGAGCAAGGAATGAATGTAGAAATTGTGATGCCAGGTGAAGCGGGGGCAGATCAAACCGTTGCTTCTGGGAAAGCTGAATTTGGTATCAGCTACCAAGAGTCTGTCACAGAAGCTAGAGTCCAGGATATTCCACTAGTATCGATTGCAGCAGTGATCCAGCATAATACGTCAGGTTTTGCTTCTCCGGTTGATAAAGGAATTACCTCACCAGCCGACTTTGCCGGGAAAACTTACGGTGGCTGGGGAGCACCAGTAGAATCTGCTGTGATTGACTCGTTAATGAAACAAGAAGGTGCATCTGTAGAGGATGTAGACATCGTCAATATGGGTAATACTGATTTCTTTACTGCGGTAGAAAGGGATATTGATTTTGCCTGGATTTATTATGGCTGGACAGGAATCGAAGCAGAATTGCGTGGAAAAGAATTAAATATGCTTTATTTAACCGATTATTCGGAGAACCTAGATTACTATACACCAGTCATTACAACAAATGAAAATATGATAGAGGAAAATCCGGAAACGATTAAGAAATTTGTAGTAGCTGTAAGCAAAGGATATCAATTCGCAACCGATAATCCAGACGAAGCTGCAGATATTCTGATTGAAGAGGTACCTGATCTAGATGAGGAATTAGTATATGCCAGTCAAAAATGGTTATCACCGAAATATCAAGATGATGCAGATAGATGGGGTGAGCAATCACAAGAAGTATGGCAGAATTATGCCGACTTTATGTATGAAAATGATCTGTTGGATCGAGAACTAGACGCAGAAGCAGCCTTTACCAATGAATTTTTACCCGAATAG
- a CDS encoding thiamine-binding protein, which produces MAEALVSIQIIPKTPNGEESIPFVDEAISIIDQSDVNYHVGPLETTMEGELSELFAVIEKMNQRMHQLNCPSVISQVKIYSRQDRQASMTELTKKYR; this is translated from the coding sequence ATGGCAGAAGCATTAGTGAGTATACAAATTATACCAAAAACACCGAATGGAGAAGAGTCGATTCCATTTGTCGATGAAGCAATTTCTATTATTGATCAATCGGATGTTAACTACCATGTAGGACCATTAGAAACAACGATGGAAGGGGAGTTATCCGAGTTGTTCGCTGTTATCGAAAAAATGAATCAGCGCATGCATCAGTTAAATTGCCCCAGTGTAATATCGCAAGTGAAAATTTATTCGCGTCAAGATCGCCAGGCATCGATGACAGAATTAACGAAAAAATATCGTTAG
- a CDS encoding ABC transporter permease: MWRKLSLPVIMIVGILLVWEGSSRFFQIPSWILPAPTEIVTEAIQGWTNFQQHVWATVSLTTGGFIIGTVFGLAIAMLLHLLPKVREAVYPLLILSQNIPIIVLAPLLVIWFGFGITPKLLIITLVCFFPIAVSTLDGFNQTEAELIHYMKMAGATKKQVFTKLELPHAVPQIFSGLKISATYSVMGAVISEWLGANKGIGVYMTLASSSFRTDRVFVAIFIIMLLCFVFFSIIIGLEKMILKWRPSKEESL; the protein is encoded by the coding sequence ATGTGGAGAAAGTTATCATTACCAGTCATTATGATCGTCGGTATTCTACTTGTCTGGGAAGGATCCAGCCGATTTTTTCAAATACCTAGCTGGATTCTTCCTGCTCCAACAGAAATAGTGACAGAAGCAATACAAGGCTGGACGAATTTTCAGCAGCATGTTTGGGCGACGGTAAGTCTTACAACTGGTGGTTTTATTATAGGTACCGTGTTTGGTCTGGCGATCGCAATGCTCCTTCATTTATTGCCAAAAGTTAGAGAAGCTGTTTATCCATTGTTGATTTTATCTCAGAACATACCAATCATTGTTCTTGCTCCGCTTCTCGTTATTTGGTTCGGCTTTGGAATTACGCCAAAATTGCTCATTATTACGTTAGTTTGCTTTTTTCCAATTGCTGTCTCCACCTTAGACGGCTTCAATCAAACAGAGGCGGAATTGATTCATTATATGAAAATGGCTGGTGCAACCAAAAAACAAGTATTTACCAAGTTAGAATTACCGCACGCTGTACCGCAGATCTTTTCTGGTTTAAAGATATCGGCTACGTACAGTGTGATGGGGGCCGTAATATCAGAGTGGCTTGGTGCCAATAAAGGAATAGGTGTCTATATGACGTTGGCATCTTCTTCGTTTAGAACGGACCGCGTATTTGTAGCTATTTTTATTATCATGTTATTATGTTTTGTTTTCTTTTCGATTATTATTGGCTTAGAAAAAATGATTTTAAAATGGCGTCCATCTAAGGAGGAGTCATTATGA
- a CDS encoding ABC transporter ATP-binding protein, translated as MSTLELVNISKKFQSQQVLSNVNLKVRNGEFVSLLGPSGSGKSTIFHLIGGLYLPDQGSIRLNNQEISGQKGSISYMPQTPSLLPWRTVLENVILGAELHQKPDKHRAEEMLERAGLIEYSEAYPHELSGGMRQRVAFVRSILSPQPFICLDEPFSALDEFTRLDMQKWLLSIWEEERPSVLFVTHNIEEAIFLSDRILVLGAKPAQVKAEFTVDFARPRKEGVTLTTEFLQLKKNIYQTLRGELDD; from the coding sequence ATGAGTACGTTAGAATTAGTCAACATAAGTAAGAAGTTTCAGTCACAACAAGTGCTTTCTAATGTCAATCTAAAGGTTCGAAATGGTGAATTTGTGTCACTGTTAGGACCTTCCGGGAGTGGGAAGAGTACCATTTTTCATTTGATAGGTGGGTTATATTTACCTGATCAAGGAAGCATTCGTTTAAATAATCAGGAAATAAGCGGTCAAAAAGGATCGATTAGTTATATGCCACAGACGCCGTCCTTATTGCCGTGGAGAACGGTTTTAGAGAATGTTATACTTGGGGCTGAATTGCATCAGAAACCGGATAAACACAGAGCCGAGGAAATGCTTGAGCGGGCAGGATTAATTGAATATAGCGAAGCATACCCTCATGAATTATCAGGGGGGATGCGGCAGCGAGTTGCATTTGTGCGAAGTATCTTAAGTCCGCAGCCGTTCATTTGTCTGGACGAGCCTTTCTCTGCACTGGATGAATTTACGAGATTGGACATGCAAAAGTGGCTATTATCGATCTGGGAGGAGGAGCGGCCATCCGTATTATTTGTCACACATAATATTGAAGAAGCCATCTTCCTTTCCGATCGTATTCTGGTATTGGGTGCAAAACCTGCTCAAGTTAAAGCCGAATTTACAGTGGATTTTGCACGTCCCAGAAAAGAAGGAGTTACGTTAACGACAGAGTTCTTGCAATTGAAAAAGAATATTTATCAAACATTGCGTGGTGAATTAGATGATTGA
- a CDS encoding TatD family hydrolase, translating to MIDSHIHLDWYQGDEQKQILKSKSIEGFIAVSSDLKSCQKVAQLAAQHAFVFPAFGWHPEQPLPNEVELQAIFDLIREHADQIAAIGEVGLPYYSKKKNPSLPIDPYISILERFIISAKDLDLPIVLHAVYEDADIVCDLLEKHHVVRAHFHWFKGSAATMNRIIDNEYFISVTPDCLYEDEIQQIIRCFPLELIMIETDGPWPFEGPFEGRMTHPEMMRDSLTTIAAIKQLPVTEVEEIIERNTRAFYCLE from the coding sequence ATGATTGATAGCCATATTCATCTGGACTGGTATCAGGGAGATGAACAGAAACAAATACTGAAGAGCAAATCTATTGAAGGGTTCATTGCTGTATCAAGTGATTTGAAGAGTTGTCAAAAAGTGGCGCAGTTAGCTGCTCAACATGCTTTTGTTTTTCCCGCTTTTGGATGGCATCCTGAACAGCCTCTTCCAAATGAAGTGGAATTACAAGCGATTTTTGATTTAATCAGAGAGCACGCTGACCAGATTGCAGCTATCGGAGAAGTTGGTCTGCCCTATTACAGTAAGAAAAAGAATCCATCTCTTCCGATTGATCCTTACATTTCGATTTTGGAACGTTTTATCATAAGTGCAAAAGACCTCGATCTCCCTATCGTATTGCACGCCGTTTATGAAGATGCTGATATCGTTTGTGATCTATTAGAAAAGCATCATGTGGTTCGTGCTCATTTTCATTGGTTTAAAGGGTCAGCTGCCACCATGAACAGGATAATAGATAACGAATATTTTATCTCGGTTACTCCTGACTGTCTCTACGAAGATGAAATACAGCAAATAATACGGTGCTTTCCATTGGAGTTAATAATGATAGAAACAGATGGACCATGGCCATTTGAAGGTCCATTCGAGGGTCGCATGACACACCCTGAAATGATGAGAGACTCTCTTACTACCATTGCTGCAATTAAACAGCTTCCAGTGACCGAGGTGGAGGAAATAATAGAACGAAATACACGGGCGTTTTATTGTCTTGAATAA
- a CDS encoding thermonuclease family protein, producing MAFSGTPETKHPDLPKQPFGEEASDFAEEILAGETVQVEFDGPKRDKYDRLLGYIWINGENFNQLLLENGLARYAYVYDPPYTHQTWMEQAEQEAQADEIGIWSIEDYVTEDGFHHIEETDADEKIYRSCSEAETAEVTPLYQGDKGYGKHLDRDLDGVACE from the coding sequence ATTGCTTTTAGTGGAACCCCTGAAACGAAACATCCTGATTTACCAAAACAGCCATTCGGAGAGGAAGCTTCAGACTTTGCAGAAGAAATACTAGCAGGAGAAACCGTTCAAGTGGAATTCGATGGACCGAAACGAGATAAATATGATCGTCTGCTCGGTTATATTTGGATAAATGGAGAAAACTTCAATCAATTATTATTAGAAAATGGTCTTGCTAGATACGCATATGTGTATGACCCTCCTTATACCCATCAAACCTGGATGGAACAGGCGGAGCAAGAGGCTCAAGCTGATGAAATTGGAATTTGGAGTATAGAGGATTATGTAACTGAGGATGGTTTCCATCATATAGAAGAAACTGATGCCGATGAAAAAATATATAGAAGTTGTTCAGAGGCAGAAACAGCAGAAGTCACTCCTTTATATCAGGGAGATAAGGGATATGGAAAACATTTGGATCGAGATCTTGATGGTGTCGCATGTGAATGA
- a CDS encoding thermonuclease family protein, whose protein sequence is MFQKIALTLLLLTGIFLTSCDLATMESISEGAYDAEAKVIRVVDGDTIKIEIDGKEENIRLLLVEPLKRNILIYQNSHSERKLQTLQKKY, encoded by the coding sequence ATGTTTCAAAAAATAGCGTTAACATTATTACTTCTAACTGGTATTTTTCTTACCAGCTGCGACCTCGCTACAATGGAAAGCATCAGTGAAGGTGCGTATGATGCTGAGGCGAAGGTTATTCGTGTGGTGGATGGTGATACGATAAAAATTGAAATAGACGGTAAAGAGGAGAATATTCGATTGCTTTTAGTGGAACCCCTGAAACGAAACATCCTGATTTACCAAAACAGCCATTCGGAGAGGAAGCTTCAGACTTTGCAGAAGAAATACTAG
- a CDS encoding SanA/YdcF family protein, translated as MMKKWLLIVFAVWCLWFFIPTSYIVIDGWTDENKKGDLGVVFGNKVNEDGSLSDRLKARLDKALEYYQSEMIEIILVSGGVGKEGYDEAKVMEEYLIRKGVNSEDIFVDSEGYNTRMTAENSYRIANVNQLPVQSVTVITQYFHITRAKFTMKQADFQDAAGTHAE; from the coding sequence ATGATGAAAAAATGGTTGCTGATAGTGTTTGCTGTTTGGTGTCTATGGTTCTTTATTCCTACCTCATACATAGTGATCGATGGATGGACAGATGAGAATAAGAAAGGAGATCTTGGTGTGGTATTTGGCAATAAGGTTAATGAAGATGGTAGTTTGTCGGATCGTTTAAAAGCAAGATTAGATAAAGCACTTGAATACTATCAATCAGAAATGATCGAAATAATACTTGTAAGCGGCGGAGTAGGTAAAGAAGGCTATGATGAAGCAAAAGTGATGGAGGAATACTTGATTCGCAAAGGAGTGAATTCAGAAGATATTTTTGTTGACAGTGAGGGATATAATACAAGAATGACAGCAGAAAATAGTTATCGTATAGCTAATGTGAATCAGCTGCCGGTTCAAAGTGTAACGGTTATCACACAATATTTTCATATTACTAGAGCGAAATTTACTATGAAGCAGGCTGATTTTCAAGATGCTGCAGGGACTCATGCGGAATAG
- a CDS encoding cytochrome C oxidase subunit II has product MKKLVLICLTLTLALILVACGAGEEDNASDNNQDSAATGSGETVDLIATNWKFDQEEYTVPAGEVTVNLTSKEGFHGIVIENSDVSIEGEGSATTTLEPGEYTIRCSVPCGTGHSEMTATLVVQ; this is encoded by the coding sequence ATGAAAAAACTAGTCCTAATATGCTTAACTCTTACACTTGCTCTGATTTTAGTAGCTTGTGGTGCCGGGGAAGAAGACAATGCCAGTGATAATAACCAGGATTCTGCAGCAACTGGCAGCGGCGAAACGGTTGATCTGATTGCGACGAACTGGAAATTTGATCAGGAAGAATATACAGTGCCAGCAGGTGAAGTGACGGTTAATCTCACGAGTAAAGAAGGGTTTCATGGTATTGTGATTGAAAATAGCGATGTGTCTATTGAAGGGGAAGGATCAGCTACTACAACGCTTGAACCTGGTGAATATACCATTAGATGTTCTGTTCCATGCGGCACGGGTCACAGCGAAATGACCGCTACACTTGTAGTACAATAA
- a CDS encoding RluA family pseudouridine synthase: MSIEILYEDNHLLMVEKPVNLPVQQDQSNDDDLLNILKDDIKYRYQKPGNVYLGLVHRLDRPVGGAMVFAKTSKAASRLSDTIRKNEIDKTYLAVVRGVPDEATGYLVDYLVKDKKRNKVSVTSSQTKQAKKAELGYELLASENGLSLVKIHLYTGRPHQIRVQFASRNMPLFGDQKYGSKQNKPGQQISLWSHRLRFYHPVRQEEISKKSFPPDKYPWSKWNDILYA; this comes from the coding sequence ATGAGTATCGAAATTTTGTATGAAGATAATCATTTACTGATGGTTGAAAAACCGGTCAATTTGCCGGTTCAACAAGACCAAAGTAATGATGATGACTTATTAAATATATTGAAAGATGATATCAAATACCGCTATCAGAAACCTGGAAACGTCTACTTAGGGCTTGTTCACCGTTTAGATCGGCCAGTTGGAGGAGCGATGGTCTTCGCAAAAACATCAAAAGCAGCTTCCCGACTATCCGATACAATTCGCAAAAATGAAATAGACAAAACCTATTTGGCGGTTGTCAGAGGAGTTCCGGATGAAGCAACTGGCTATCTTGTTGATTATCTGGTAAAGGATAAAAAGCGAAACAAGGTTTCGGTGACATCATCGCAAACGAAGCAGGCAAAAAAAGCAGAGTTAGGCTACGAGCTTTTAGCAAGTGAAAATGGATTAAGCTTAGTGAAAATTCATCTTTACACGGGAAGGCCACATCAAATCCGTGTTCAGTTTGCTTCACGTAATATGCCGCTTTTTGGAGACCAAAAATATGGATCCAAACAAAATAAACCTGGACAGCAGATTTCATTATGGTCGCATCGGTTACGTTTTTATCATCCTGTTCGCCAAGAAGAAATTAGCAAAAAATCATTCCCTCCAGACAAGTATCCATGGTCGAAGTGGAATGATATTTTGTATGCATAA
- a CDS encoding LLM class flavin-dependent oxidoreductase: MELGIYSLGELLSNPKTGRIMSANNRINDLVEMAQYADQSGVDVFGVGEHHRLDYAVSTPQMLLSAISQRTESIRLTALTSLLNTADPVRLFEDFATLDLLSGGRAEFTAGRGAFVEAFPLFGYNEKHYDELFSEHLALFLQLNQQEQVTWEGTYRSKLDQAEIAPRPLQQALPVSIGVGGTIESAERSGKNGCGLTVVMIGGIAKKYQPLVARYREVFSGEQSPHVAIAGHTMVRETLEELEEDFYSYYAHYWEHLTKQGIGGAMGAARTDMDFITSEESTLMVGTPEQIIAKIKYQYQLFGHDRFLAQVDFGGQPIESVKETIDLLTKKVMPYLQK; the protein is encoded by the coding sequence ATGGAATTAGGAATTTATAGCCTGGGAGAATTATTATCGAATCCCAAGACAGGTCGCATCATGTCAGCCAATAACCGTATTAATGATCTTGTTGAAATGGCACAATATGCTGATCAGTCTGGAGTGGACGTATTTGGTGTCGGTGAACATCACCGGCTGGATTACGCCGTATCTACCCCGCAGATGCTGTTATCTGCCATATCACAGAGAACTGAATCGATTAGACTGACAGCATTAACTTCATTATTAAATACAGCAGATCCAGTCCGTTTATTTGAGGATTTTGCAACATTAGACCTTTTATCTGGTGGACGAGCAGAATTTACTGCAGGAAGGGGAGCGTTTGTAGAGGCATTTCCTTTATTCGGTTATAATGAAAAGCATTATGATGAGCTGTTTAGCGAGCATTTAGCTCTCTTTCTGCAGCTTAATCAACAGGAACAAGTTACTTGGGAAGGGACTTATCGTTCGAAATTAGATCAAGCAGAAATAGCGCCGCGACCTCTACAACAAGCTTTACCAGTATCGATTGGTGTAGGAGGTACGATCGAAAGTGCTGAACGTTCCGGGAAAAATGGATGTGGTTTAACAGTTGTAATGATCGGTGGGATTGCCAAAAAGTATCAGCCACTTGTTGCTCGTTATCGAGAAGTATTTAGCGGAGAGCAATCACCACACGTTGCAATTGCAGGGCATACGATGGTCCGTGAAACATTAGAGGAACTAGAAGAAGACTTTTACAGCTATTATGCGCATTATTGGGAGCATTTGACCAAACAGGGAATTGGTGGAGCGATGGGAGCAGCACGTACTGACATGGACTTTATTACAAGTGAAGAGTCAACATTAATGGTAGGTACTCCTGAACAAATAATTGCCAAAATCAAATACCAGTATCAATTATTTGGTCATGATCGTTTCCTGGCGCAAGTCGATTTTGGTGGACAACCAATCGAATCGGTAAAAGAAACGATCGATTTGTTAACGAAGAAAGTCATGCCTTATCTGCAAAAATAA
- a CDS encoding BCCT family transporter produces the protein MNNQRIDWPTFIGALLLLIAVTVPLVLFPEAGKEFVSMANTFLTTNFGVLYLAMGLIVFAFLIYVAFSKNGHVKLGDEGQKPEFNSFSWAAMLFAAGIGSSILYWSVIEWVYYYQGPPFGIEGESNEAIQWATAYGIFHWGPIAWAIYTLPALPIAYFYYVRKKPVLKVSEAVRPVLGQWVDGPIGKLIDVLFIFGLLGGAGTTLALGTPMIAEGVHYLTGIPVTLGMQALIMLICTVIFAISAYSGLQKGIKLLSDVNLWLALFILAFIFIFGPTRFIIETTFNAVGILLDNFFKMATWVEPFGDLAGFKETGFPEGWTVFYWAWWLVYAPFVGLFVARISRGRTIREMIIGTMVYGTLGCVLFFGIMGNFGLHLQLTGQFDAISYMDANGPAATIIAVIGQLPLPNLMIFLFTILAIIFLATTFDSSSFILASVVQKEVGDEPFRWNRLFWAFTLCIMPLVLMFLGGLDTLQTASIVGGFPLIFIMFLLAWSFMRASNRDITASDDYESPTIHIKRWKKKKKKSALEVLKEKDPDKKND, from the coding sequence TTGAATAATCAACGAATCGACTGGCCAACATTTATTGGGGCCCTTCTTTTATTAATCGCAGTTACAGTTCCTCTCGTTCTATTCCCTGAGGCGGGTAAAGAGTTCGTCAGTATGGCAAATACATTCTTAACGACGAACTTTGGTGTATTATATTTAGCGATGGGTTTGATTGTTTTTGCTTTTCTTATTTATGTAGCGTTCAGTAAAAATGGACATGTAAAACTAGGTGATGAAGGACAAAAGCCTGAGTTTAATTCTTTTTCCTGGGCAGCCATGCTCTTCGCTGCTGGTATTGGATCGAGTATTTTATATTGGTCCGTCATTGAGTGGGTCTATTATTATCAGGGACCACCCTTCGGTATTGAAGGAGAATCGAATGAAGCGATTCAATGGGCAACTGCTTACGGCATATTTCACTGGGGGCCGATTGCGTGGGCGATCTATACGTTACCAGCATTACCAATTGCTTACTTCTATTATGTACGGAAAAAACCAGTATTGAAAGTAAGTGAAGCAGTAAGACCGGTACTTGGACAATGGGTGGATGGCCCGATCGGTAAATTGATTGATGTACTGTTTATATTTGGTCTGTTAGGTGGTGCGGGTACTACGTTAGCATTAGGTACACCAATGATTGCTGAAGGTGTTCATTATTTGACAGGTATACCGGTAACATTAGGCATGCAGGCTTTGATTATGTTAATTTGTACCGTTATTTTTGCGATCAGTGCATATTCAGGACTGCAAAAAGGAATAAAGTTATTAAGTGATGTCAATTTATGGCTAGCATTATTTATTCTGGCCTTTATTTTTATTTTTGGACCGACACGCTTTATCATAGAGACGACTTTTAACGCAGTGGGAATATTGTTAGATAATTTCTTTAAAATGGCAACCTGGGTAGAACCATTCGGTGATCTGGCAGGATTTAAAGAGACAGGCTTTCCAGAAGGTTGGACCGTCTTTTACTGGGCATGGTGGCTTGTGTATGCACCCTTTGTTGGCTTATTCGTAGCTCGTATCTCCCGAGGTCGGACGATCAGAGAAATGATTATAGGGACAATGGTATACGGTACATTAGGCTGTGTATTATTTTTCGGAATCATGGGAAATTTTGGTCTGCACTTACAGCTGACAGGTCAATTTGATGCGATCAGTTATATGGATGCTAATGGGCCAGCAGCAACCATTATTGCTGTTATTGGACAATTACCGTTACCAAATCTAATGATTTTCCTATTTACAATTTTAGCTATTATTTTCCTCGCTACAACATTTGATTCTTCTTCTTTTATTTTGGCATCTGTTGTCCAAAAAGAAGTTGGGGATGAGCCGTTTAGGTGGAATCGTCTGTTCTGGGCTTTCACTCTTTGTATCATGCCGCTGGTATTAATGTTCTTGGGTGGATTAGATACGTTACAAACGGCCAGTATAGTCGGCGGTTTTCCATTAATCTTTATTATGTTCTTGTTGGCATGGTCTTTCATGAGAGCCTCGAACCGGGATATTACAGCTTCTGATGATTATGAATCACCAACCATTCATATAAAGAGATGGAAGAAAAAGAAGAAAAAATCCGCATTGGAAGTGTTGAAAGAAAAAGATCCAGATAAAAAGAATGATTAA
- a CDS encoding sodium:solute symporter family protein, which translates to MSTTLVWSSISVYVVIAIIIAYLSRSGDQKSMAGYFLGERKLNGFVSALSYSATTYSAFMLVGLAGLTYNGGVGGFGFEIIYFMGVSLVAIFGPRFWLVGKKYGYVTPSEMLGDRYQSKWVAIVTAISSCLFLIPYSAVQLTGIGYLLAGVTDGAISFTTGVVIATVLAIVFSYIAGIRSVAWTDSLQSLLMITTSTLVVIVIIVHLGGIDGFFDAIEAKDPQALAVPGNGFFNFWTFLGLTIPWFFFSISNPQVSQRLFMPASLKSMRHMLLGFLVFGFIYTIVSVVWGFSASVLFPDLENADLATPTLLSSEVVPPVLGVIVMVGIMAAAISTIDSILLTLSSLFSRDVYRNVTDQADDSKQLMVGKLVIPVIAVLAFLFAKLELDLIAVLSVAASSGLIVVVPAIIGSFFWKRGTAPGAISSVVLSSLLVIWIESTDGLLLGLKSGIWGLLTATLLFIVVSLVTEAPKQKAEEFTQYVRQNMRSSRS; encoded by the coding sequence ATGAGTACGACCTTAGTTTGGTCAAGTATTTCGGTATATGTTGTTATTGCTATTATTATTGCTTATTTATCAAGAAGTGGTGACCAGAAAAGCATGGCAGGATATTTTCTGGGTGAACGCAAGCTGAATGGATTTGTATCCGCCTTAAGCTATAGTGCGACCACTTATAGTGCCTTTATGCTGGTAGGACTTGCAGGTTTGACCTATAACGGTGGAGTAGGCGGATTTGGATTTGAAATTATTTATTTTATGGGTGTTTCACTTGTAGCCATTTTTGGTCCAAGATTTTGGTTAGTAGGCAAAAAGTATGGCTATGTTACACCTTCGGAAATGTTGGGAGATCGTTATCAAAGTAAATGGGTAGCAATTGTCACTGCTATTTCGAGCTGTCTGTTTTTAATTCCATACAGTGCGGTTCAATTAACAGGTATCGGGTATCTGTTAGCGGGTGTCACGGACGGTGCCATTTCATTTACAACAGGTGTCGTGATTGCAACGGTATTAGCAATTGTTTTTTCTTATATTGCAGGTATTCGCTCTGTTGCCTGGACAGATTCATTGCAGTCGTTACTAATGATCACGACTTCTACATTAGTAGTGATCGTGATCATAGTCCATTTAGGCGGCATTGATGGCTTTTTTGATGCGATTGAAGCAAAAGATCCACAAGCATTAGCCGTTCCAGGTAATGGATTCTTTAATTTTTGGACATTTTTAGGTTTAACAATCCCGTGGTTTTTCTTCAGTATTTCTAATCCACAGGTTAGTCAACGACTCTTTATGCCTGCTTCCTTAAAAAGCATGCGACATATGTTGTTAGGGTTTCTAGTGTTCGGTTTTATCTATACGATTGTTTCTGTCGTCTGGGGCTTTTCCGCTTCTGTGTTATTTCCTGATTTAGAAAATGCTGATTTAGCTACACCGACACTCTTATCATCAGAGGTTGTACCACCTGTTTTAGGTGTGATTGTGATGGTTGGAATTATGGCAGCTGCTATTTCGACCATTGATTCGATATTGTTAACATTGTCTTCTTTATTTTCAAGAGACGTTTATCGCAATGTCACCGATCAGGCAGATGATAGTAAACAATTAATGGTAGGGAAGCTGGTCATTCCGGTAATTGCTGTTCTGGCATTTTTATTCGCGAAATTAGAGTTGGATTTAATTGCGGTCTTGTCTGTAGCTGCTTCTTCAGGATTGATCGTGGTTGTTCCGGCAATCATCGGCAGTTTCTTCTGGAAAAGAGGTACCGCACCTGGTGCAATCAGCAGTGTTGTACTGAGCAGCTTGCTCGTTATCTGGATTGAGTCAACAGATGGATTATTACTTGGCTTAAAATCTGGTATATGGGGACTTCTAACGGCAACCTTGTTATTCATTGTTGTAAGTCTTGTTACAGAAGCTCCGAAACAAAAAGCAGAAGAATTCACTCAATATGTTAGACAAAATATGAGAAGCAGTCGGTCATAA
- a CDS encoding MarR family winged helix-turn-helix transcriptional regulator, with product MDTSHLLHLYNQKLRLFQNELNEQLKPFGLFHSQWTILYTLFQKEEMTQTEIWQYLKVEAPTITRTLVRMEKNGWVNRSIGQDKRERIVTLTNKAKSTYPEIMKQIKGTEVQFLQNLSQQERQQFQQLLEKLSLERGII from the coding sequence ATGGACACAAGTCATTTGTTGCACTTATATAATCAAAAATTGCGTCTGTTTCAAAATGAGCTAAATGAACAATTGAAGCCATTTGGTTTATTTCACTCTCAGTGGACGATATTGTATACGTTGTTTCAAAAGGAAGAGATGACACAGACAGAAATCTGGCAATATTTAAAAGTAGAAGCACCTACTATTACAAGAACACTAGTCCGCATGGAGAAGAATGGCTGGGTGAATCGGTCAATCGGACAGGATAAACGGGAACGTATTGTCACATTGACAAACAAAGCAAAATCTACTTATCCCGAAATAATGAAGCAGATAAAAGGAACAGAAGTGCAATTTTTGCAAAATCTGTCGCAACAGGAAAGACAACAATTCCAACAACTTCTAGAAAAACTATCATTAGAGAGAGGAATAATATGA